AACCAAAGCTGCATTGGTTTTAGCACTTTATGAACTTAACCTTGCTTTTGAGCTGCCCTGCTAGGAAAACCTAACTGAAACGTGATAAATATTTGTAATGCACTCTTCCCTTTTACTTGACCAAAAAGACAAGATGTTAGGCAAAATTGCAGGTAAATACATGCaagattaataaattatattgtttcCATACTTCTGAGTGACTACATTTTCatagtacagtgaaacctcattaataaaaacccaATTAATATCAAACACTTATAAAGTGTTTATGTAGTCCCTAGAAATTATATAGGCATTTTAATGCTAAGcagttaaatataaaatatggttaCAGTGCAATACAAAGAAAGATGTCATACAGGGAAACAGTGGCATAGCACAGAAATACTAGTTAATACATGATATAGCACTGAAATGCAAATTTATCAtggaactagctgcccgacccggcttcgcacggctatactaatgaaaaaaaattaagccatatttcccatttacagtaatggtaaataaaaaaaaattcagtgaaaatttattacaatgctgtataatgtaccggagagaaaatgaatagcaccgatggtttcccgactcgtgcacgcaacgtacaactgatgtacccgtacttcgctacggcagtctacaggcagatcactcttgcgccgctcattatacatgcccctccttgtgggtacgccactgccgcgcgatgcccgttgccatggagactcggaaggcatgaacaatgcaaaatcctatTCTCATGCAtataaagtacccactgttgcctggttttaaccacccatgggatctaattatCGTAAAATTTCATCCTgcttaacataaggaacattactgtgaagttataagtctgtaaaatatgtatacttgaaaaaaagggcaataaaaaaaacaaattaaacacagagaggaaaaaaacaatatgtagtttaggtttgcgatttaaagtaataacaagtatttaaatactaattgaactcttatgagggtactgattgcttcgttgttaatatcacacgggtgttttttacttgtatgggaaaattaagaatgataaggcatctagtgcgtggcaacaatgttaataggcaataggaaataaacttctagcgcctgcggcattgtaaacacacacttcgtacgtgtactgcatgttgtatctaaccccctccaacgcatttgattctaaattggacttttagtaaggatccctaatgttattgataatataatatatcaataaatgtactatccaacactgaaagaatttttcaaattggaccagtggttcctgagattagcgcgttcaaacaaacaaactcttcagctttataatattagtatagattaagcaCCATTTAACCataacttaattcaaatcataaaaatataaaatctttcttaaggtttgaaattcaaggaatgtcattatttccgGACAACAAATTGTACCAAAGTAAGattataagaaaattttttttattgcgcaTCTGTTATTGAGTTAATTTGTTATAATAAATGCTTcccaatttatttaaaatatatatatatatatatatatatatatatatatatatatatatatatatatatatatatatatatatataaattttacatatattttggtGAAgtattattacaaaacagcttttattaaaattaaaataaaccaaaatcctctgttttaaaaataaaatagaactaaagtaaaaccatataatcttgtctctcAATGTGGCAGTCAGTCATGGCACAGTCATAACAGTATTGCACATCATATCAGTAATAATGTTAGGGGCCAGAAAAATTAACACCATGCTGAAGGTGCTATTTATTTGCtaatttatacttttattgctAATTTTGCTCATTTTCAacctaaatatataaaattagcaaaaaagaagcatatatatttatatatgcctGTTTATATGTAAATAGCTTAACTTTTTAAAACTACTAAATTTAAAGCAAAATAagcatttaaatttaacttataaaGGCAGTGACAGAAacctttttttacaaaaacaaaagtgtaagttttcaaacattattttcttttttaacattttgaataTGTAATCTAAGGTTTAAATAAGGTGCATGTTCAAGGAAATTTCACAACAATAAGTAGAGACACGAGTATATGATAATGCGCGATAAAaagaaataacaccgaaaaccgcttgaaaacacaaaataaaacaaaattgtgcgaaatccacgatatgtcacgaaatctcgtctatcctgattatttacgattttatttccattctgtaaggacaattcgcTATCTTCAGCACaaacaaatatttctgacagtaactagcagccatatatattatatgcgatgGTGATTCATTGAAGATTttaaatgaagtctcggaattaacataatatttttaatacaatgtaATCTTGTGTACcgtaataatttaagatgttgataactatgatacaatggccaccgttcactttctgtaaatacaaaaataacaaacgtccaaaaaatgtttttctaagattacttttttaataattaaaatattgcaCACTAAAgtgcattgcttttactgtttatttaaaataaagtacgaagggtacgaaaataaaattaaccctgcttaacgtaacgattgtaaataataaatagtacatgtttatgttggtattaattttcacgtacgtatgttggtattcggtatgcatttgtattcgcatctattctccattgttttgatctttccagcacggtaAGTTTTTGCGaattaagaggttaaattcttcctatgtgattaaaattttttgataatgcctaaaacgaaggtttctgccagtaaccgatcgaaagaattttcaaGCGAAGGATTTTATGTCAGTGATaacattttaatgtgcaaattctgtaactgcaggctatactacgagagacgcgatacgcttgtgaaacatgtcactagtgagaaacataagcgtttgaggcaaaactcatcggTTAAATGACAAGTTTCCATAGTAGAATGCGAAAACTTAGCGAAAAAGGTAAAGGACGACAAAGaagagtttttattaaaaacgacAGAAGCTTTTGTCTGCCAACGTGCCAGTGGAGAAGCTGGATCATCCAAAACTACGGGAGTGGTTCAAGGAGTTTGTGAAGGGTGGTGGTGATCTCCCAACCGCCGACTGGCTTCGCAAAAGATACATACCAGTAGTAGCAGATAAAAAACAAGAAGACATTAAAACGGCAGTAAAAGATAAACCTATTGTAATTTTGTGTGACGAGACCACTGACAGAGGGGGGTGTTATGTTTTCAACATCATATTTAAAACACTAGAACCATCCACAGCACAGTCAGTATTTCTCGCTGCATCTGTTGTGCTGGACTTTGCAGACTCATCATCTTGTGCCCATGCAGTTATTGACGTTATTCAAAAGTATGAGGTGCAGTATAAACAAATTGTAGCATTTGTATCTGATTCGGCACGGTACATGAGAAAATGTGCCACAACACTGCAGGGTCTGTTTGGGGATCATTTACTCTATGTTCAGTGTTGGGCACACAAAATGCATTTGGTTGGAGTTGTGTGGCAGACTAACATGGAGGAACTTAGGTAATAATGTTGTGGTGAAAGTGAAAAAAAGCTTTCCTCAACACAAGAAAGCGCAAACACCAGTACATTGAATTTCTAAAGGCAAAATATCCATCAAATGTTTCGAAGCACAAGTTATTTCCTCAGCCGGTAATAACTCGATGGAATACTTGGTTTGAGTCTGTTGACTACATTAATGAGCATTTGCATGACATTGAGTTTCTGGACAAAATCAGTAATGAAAACAGTGGAgttaaatttttgaaagaaatgaCACTAGAAGAGATAAAAGTGACAGAACTACAAGCTTTATTTGTGTTGCAAAATTGTGCATCTTTAGTCGATTTGCTTACCCTTCTGTAAGGATCATCCTACCCCACAGCACATGTTCTCTCATCAAAACgacatcaaaacaaaatttaatcttTTGAGTGTTGGTGTATTTTCCTCCAATGCGAATGAAAAATTATCtgaacttgcacagtgaaacaGCAGAATGTGAAACAGTGCCTAAAGTTGACTTCACTTAAATGTGAAATGAAACTGGGTGAGCTTATTGACAATGATCCTTGTCTAAGAGagtttaatttcattaatttgctgttcaacccaagaaatgtgagtagggttagcatagaagatgcaaacctacagaagtctctgcataacttgccttctgtttcccatcttcccattgatacattcatacatggctatgttgctttcaaaaaaataattgaggataaactttcattgccagaaacaagccaaattgatgttgcaaaagtactttgctcccttaaaggggactacagtgaatttgctcaagccagttaaagggcaatctggttcccaacatcaaatgttgatgcagaatgTTCATTTttcaggtactcactggtagttagtctcacaccagaaaatgcggaaaatttaactatgatagcatttcaataaaactgtcttaatagtaactttggaagtgcttaattgtgtaattttgtagtgtatgtgattgtaattaagtcgtgaaaattttagtagttatttaagtttgaatttatgaacttgcaaatgaacttaattgtaattagatcatgaggttttagtgtttattaatatttgttttaataaatttgcatgtcgtacagaaaagtaagaaaattttgccgtgggtattttgagcaaaaaattaaaaccatgtaacaccgaaatctttttttacaccgaaatttgtcttataatatcaccataaaatcttgtctccaaCAATAAGGCAATAGATGCTAATTTATAAAATTCTGATTTGGGGAAAATAGATActaatttttccagttcctaataATTCAATGGATAATTatgaaattgataaaaaatacatttggatTTAGTGAAATATTAACTAGTAACAAAACCATGTAGTTCAGATGTTAACTTCTGAATGGTAACTTACACTTGATAAATATGGAGTTTTACGAGGGAAAATTCAATTCAAATTATTAGTACTTTCCCCTCCCTAGTCATGTACGTGAGCTTCTCGTTCCACTATTTGTGTTATGAAATTGAATCTGCAGATgcattttaataagtatttttattaaaataggtGGTACAGTTACATAAATTCatataaatagcaaacattctTTGTCATAAATAAGTCACTACAAAATACACTACACAAATGACTAGTAGATTCTACTTTTCTCTCATAGTTGACTATAATACACAAATGGTAAGTACTGTCCTATACAGACACTAGATAATTCTGTTGGGTAATCCTGTTTTGGTTCTTGCACTGGATGTAGATTGTgcgaagaaaaataaatatttttaatttacgatACTTGAACGGTAACAGCAGGTTGAAGGCACAAAAGCGATTTTCCATCATCGATGTGCTAACATACTGCCGCAGCTTTAGCAGGTTTTCCTTTCTGTGGCGGCCTCCACAGGATGTTGTCCTGCCTGAAGTAGTACTCAACCTCCTGCAGCGTCTTGTTTCGCGTCTCGGGCAGGAACAGGTAGAGGAACACGGTGGTGAGTGCCGTGCACGCGCTGAAGAACCAGAAAAGGCCGTGGCCGCCCATGCTGCGCGACATGGCGGGGAACACCTTGGCCATGCCGAAAAGGCACAGGTTGAAGAGCATGAAGATGACTCCGCCGGCAGAGCCGCGCACGGACGCCGGCAGCAGCTCCCCGATGCACACGCCCGGGAGGATGAAGAAGCCGACCGTGTTGGCGGCCACGAACACCTGCAGAAGAACGGCGACCACCCAGGGGGACGGCTCGCCAGAGAGCAGCACGCCCAGCGCGAGGGCCGTCATCGCGGAGGCGCAGCCGGACGCCAGCGCCAGCGGCCGGCGCCCCACGCTGAACATCAGCCCCGAAGCCAGGCACACGAAGGCCAGGCGGACGATCGCCGTCAGCACGGCCGTGGCGAACGGGTCGAAGGGTGGCGGCTCGTCCCCCGCCGCCGGGCCCGGCCTTCGACACCAGGTCGACGGCATAGAAGATGACCATGTAGGTGCCGCAGACGGCCTGCGACAGCCCGAACGCCAGCACGATGAGGAAGGGCTTGAGGTTGTGCGGCTCCAGGTAGGCTCCGAGCGCGCGCGGCCTCGCAATCGTGTTCTTGATGCTGGAGAGGATCTTCTGGCTGCCCAGGAGTCCGATGCTGTTCTGGCTGCTCGCGATGTTGTGTAGGCTTGAGCGGCGGCCATTATCCGGTGGCAACTGTCGCAACAGCTCGGCCAGTTCTTGTTTCACCTGCAAACACATGCTTGTGCTGAGTGCCTTTAACTActtcaaaatgttaaaaatggtaAGCTGTAATAGCAAATTTTTACTGTAACTAGCATTAATTTAACAATTGAAGGATAGTATTATATTTAAAACCTAAGAAATATAGTGTATTTAGAAAACCTGGTGACAAATTAGACGTTAACTTTGTCACTTGTGTGTAAAGAACGATGTAtgctagttacaaaaaaaaaaaacggcactTAACAGCTTCTCTCATTCactacacacactcacactcacactcaacacacacacacacacacactcacactcacaatCTACGATCTTAATGGAAGCCTTAGATTAATTTTACTCCAATCAGTCTCTAACATAAATCTGAAGTGGGAAGTATTAGTTTTTttccttcatgattttagatgtCGCTTCATCCATTCTACATTTATTCTCTTAAGTGagtgaaaataaattaagaaccagaggataaaaattaatattttaaaaactatttacgTATTATTTGTGCAAGAATCCTAACCCCACATAACTAATTTTACAAATCCAAAGATGCATGAACgccacgggatgtgcactcattagagagatgcttgaacaacgttttgtttgtgtgcacggccgtaagagcgctagtgtgctcactgctcaatcTTTGTTTACGATccgttgccaaggctcatttgtaatggcggcaatttttctttcgtatttttgtttaggactttaggttatttgcttgctacttgcttattgcttcgtaggtggaaactggaaattatctggcgtttatttattcaattatttagtggccatattttcattgaggtatattgttaaattgagtataaaattacatattaagtaaaataaaatgccgccacgtgtacgaaaatgctagcttgtgacataggtggttttagcataaatagctacttaggtcattcttccaccaatgtttatacaaattattactgtgcacggccacaaaagtgctgcaaatagcgttctagctgttattcagagagtggcctttctatccctccctctcttttctatgatgAACGCAGATTAATAGGGGGTGTGGCTTGTAGTAAGTGAATCTTAAGTTTTCTCTCTGGAGAGAGCGGAGAGACCTTTGTGGCATCGCCGCCGCGCAGCGTCAGCAGCGCCCGCCGCGCGCCCTCCACGCGGCCGCGCCGCGCCAGCCACACGGGGCTCTCGGGCAGGAAGCAGAAGACGAGCAGCGCGAGCAGGGGCACGGCGGTGGCGAGCCAGGACGCCAGGCGCCACGGCAGGCTGGCGCCCAGCGCGTACACCAGCAGGATGCCCAGCGAGTAGCTGATGAAGGGCGTGCCCGACAGCATGCCTCGTACCCGCGGCTCCGCCACCTCGCCCAGGATTATCTGCGTCcgtggcacacacacacacatggggGTGAAGATAACTaagagacgccatattggtttcaacacgATATATgtaaagacgccatattggtttcaacacgATATATGTAATAACCATTTCTTAATGTTAAATATAGGAAATATGAGTTATGAAACTTCAGGCCATTCCACTAATTTATAAACTGTTGTGCACCCTTTGGGGCATCATAGCATAGCCATCCAAGGTGTGCTCCCCAGCCTCGTTGTGTATCCTTTGTCCGCCATTTTGAGACAGGCATCACGCAGAGCAGCTTTTGCTTCGGAGTGAGGTTAGTTTTGTAGACCACGAAGGTTTTCCACACCTGCCAGGTTGACAAGTGTTGGATAAAAcccagacacttttttttttaactctttacTGTTATTTTATCTACTACATGCAGTAAGGTAAGAGTGCAACACTTCAGAGCGTACAGGTATTAACTGCCATCATCTTGGTATCGTAAAAGTAAGAGAGAGACATCTATTTTGCTGTTGgccaaaaaacttaaatataattatgatttttaaattttttgttcattCAATGGTAaaagcttttttatttttaaattataatttgtaattatACACGTAGTTGGTTGTAAGGTGGTtttgaaaaatgataaatataaaaaaccattTTAATCTAATCACTaaaggcgtgttccacttatgtagctgtatttcaaaagtTACTCTACTGTTATACTTCCATTtactattttatacacatctctatggtgTAGGCTAATACTTGTGCTTAATGATATGCGTCTCCAAGGTATACCTACATATCACTTGGGCGTTAAACGATAAtgaagtcagtgatgagcgtaactataaaTCTGATTATACAGGAATGAAaacttttgagtaattttgagaagCATATTTAAATATAGCATGCATTCAGAAAATTTCAGACATTATTGCAAAACTATTACATGGTTTCCGTACATCAAAGTTAAATTACGAAACAACTTATCTGAATATTATGCTAAATGGATTCCTACCCATTTCAATATAGAAATGAAGAATGTGACGGCCAACCATAAATTTATATCGATGTCCACATGTAGTATCATATATCATCCCAGCCGAAAAAAAATTGTGCCCACGTAGTCCACGCACGATAGAAGTGAAACGTCTTGCtttttaggtatagatagagataaattattttcatttttgatcAAACTACATATCCAAATAAAAATGAATGCTAGTTACAAAATTTATTGCACTAATCAATAACtcttccacacgaataaataaatattagattctttaaatgaaataaactaAATATGGCATCATCAGTCAGCCGTTACGAAAGctaaggagtagacaaacacaagcagcgttacgagaattccgtagcatcactgctgtgccatttctacctctcccctgctgtctTCCCCTCAGGCTGTTATAACCAGCATATAGCATGCTCTGCTAAGTACctatccgcccccccccccctcctccaccacctTGACATCTTCCTATTCGACCGCAtgcaaaacagtgcaaaactgcaatggcgtatatccaagaAATTTTACTAAACTACTAAGCGTAAATGTTGGAGTTCTAAAGGTGTACtatattccctgagattttagtgtaaCAATCAATTTTCTTCAAATTCAATTCCAAAGATAAGTTCCACTTGTAGTCGAGCCCTCCTCGTTCACAGAATGCCCGCCATGGCCCTGGAAGGTcatccattggcgtagctgtgttcataaagttgggggggggggggggggacaaataatgattttgatgtcatgtaaacccattcccctgttacta
Above is a genomic segment from Bacillus rossius redtenbacheri isolate Brsri chromosome 7, Brsri_v3, whole genome shotgun sequence containing:
- the LOC134534570 gene encoding LOW QUALITY PROTEIN: facilitated trehalose transporter Tret1-like (The sequence of the model RefSeq protein was modified relative to this genomic sequence to represent the inferred CDS: deleted 1 base in 1 codon); this translates as MGTDAANEERDGSLEADPMLEHGGGAARPEAAKEDPLLPPPPVLGAGDRPSEAADEDCSPHEAKALRAQLLVAGGVFLLGVAAGFPIGFSAVLLPQLQAPGSSLPTDDDMASWIASIHSAATPVGSLLSGLVADRFGRRLALQAAALPYAAGWVVMALARSHAAVIAARVVCGFSVGLTAAPAQIILGEVAEPRVRGMLSGTPFISYSLGILLVYALGASLPWRLASWLATAVPLLALLVFCFLPESPVWLARRGRVEGARRALLTLRGGDATKVKQELAELLRQLPPDNGRRSSLHNIASSQNSIGLLGSQKILSSIKNTIARPRALGAYLEPHNLKPFLIVLAFGLSQAVCGTYMVIFYAVDLVSKAGPGGGGRAATLRPVRHAVLTAIVRLAFVCLASGLMFSVGRRPLALASGCASAMTALALGVLLSGEPSPWVVAVLLQVFVAANTVGFFILPGVCIGELLPASVRGSAGGVIFMLFNLCLFGMAKVFPAMSRSMGGHGLFWFFSACTALTTVFLYLFLPETRNKTLQEVEYYFRQDNILWRPPQKGKPAKAAAVC